A region of Actinomycetota bacterium DNA encodes the following proteins:
- a CDS encoding DUF4157 domain-containing protein produces the protein MSDFQFEDVARAAHAHRRDEQTDTDKTKDAGPAGGPAAKIQSLQRAAGNAAVGHLLQREEGAGAGAASVKDIVGKGGGSPLPEDVRGEMESGLGADLSGVRVHTDSKADESAKAVNAHAYTSGSDVVFQQGKYDPSSTDGKKTLAHELTHVVQQSQGPVDGTSVGGGIKVSDPHDRFEQEADQVADDVVSRQSAQPDVQREAAPEEEEPVAGQWVQREAAPEEEEPVAGQWVQREAAPEEEEPVAGQWVQRQEDEGEMAEGEE, from the coding sequence ATGTCTGACTTCCAGTTCGAGGACGTCGCTCGGGCGGCGCACGCGCACCGGCGCGACGAGCAGACGGACACCGACAAGACCAAGGACGCCGGCCCGGCCGGCGGACCCGCAGCGAAGATCCAGAGCCTGCAGCGAGCCGCGGGGAACGCGGCCGTGGGCCACCTGCTCCAGCGCGAGGAGGGGGCGGGCGCTGGGGCGGCATCCGTGAAGGACATCGTGGGCAAGGGCGGTGGCTCCCCCCTCCCCGAGGACGTCCGAGGCGAGATGGAGTCAGGCCTCGGGGCGGATCTCAGCGGCGTCCGCGTGCACACCGACAGCAAGGCGGACGAATCCGCCAAGGCCGTGAACGCCCACGCGTACACGTCGGGTAGCGACGTGGTCTTCCAGCAGGGCAAGTACGACCCGAGCTCGACCGATGGCAAGAAGACGCTCGCTCACGAGCTGACGCACGTCGTCCAGCAGAGCCAGGGCCCGGTCGACGGTACCTCGGTGGGCGGCGGGATCAAGGTCAGCGACCCCCACGACCGGTTCGAGCAGGAAGCTGACCAGGTCGCCGACGACGTCGTCAGCCGCCAGTCGGCGCAACCCGACGTGCAGCGTGAGGCGGCTCCGGAGGAGGAGGAGCCCGTGGCGGGCCAGTGGGTGCAGCGCGAGGCGGCTCCGGAGGAGGAGGAGCCCGTGGCGGGCCAGTGGGTGCAGCGCGAGGCGGCTCCGGAGGAGGAGGAGCCCGTGGCCGGACAGTGGGTCCAGCGCCAGGAGGATGAAGGCGAGATGGCCGAGGGCGAGGAGTAG
- a CDS encoding VgrG-related protein → MTQTPFKIKLGGAELDATLHSMLQRVTVDDTLDIPSFFALAFRDSTRTILKDAKFKIGDEAEVHVKVGGGSWEKLFHGEITALELDQPEGDASTTIVRGYDPSHRLHGQAKTKAFLNKSYDAIVKEVLGAVGAKPGKIEAPPGKAPESVSQLGQTDWEFLRRIARLSGMVLDVKDGKIDFTAPPSADKAGSPARSYDQTEALEIKLGANVVQLRAVVTAGGQVKEVEVRGWDPKAKKELKQTAPVKTDSVKVGLKPDELAGKFNAAKYVASGDAYTSQDEVKAAAKALADQIASAHAELDGVVEGNPKFRAGVAVALGNAGKPFEGKYTLTAVQHLYSPSRGYQTAFRVSGKQDRSLFALTSGSGNGTQNGASSTGAGVGVTIGIVTDINDPEKIGRVKLKLPRFDDTFVSPWARVVYASGGKGEKGARGFFAPPKVDDEVLVAFEHGDVNAPIVIGGLYNGKDKGVPDGYIDSGKGRTNETTLTSDVGHKIQLSDKAGEEGILIVSADDKMQIHLSQKDKKILIKCDHPSGVEVITTGTTTLKADKDVKMETQANFELKTSGNMKFEAAGNIDIKASGNLKVEAGANANYKSGANTEISAGANLTAKAGALGEFSATGACTIKGAVVKIN, encoded by the coding sequence GTGACCCAGACCCCGTTCAAGATCAAGCTCGGCGGCGCCGAGCTCGATGCGACGCTGCACTCGATGCTCCAGCGCGTCACCGTCGACGACACGCTCGACATCCCCTCGTTCTTCGCCCTGGCCTTCCGCGACTCGACCCGCACGATCCTCAAGGACGCGAAGTTCAAGATCGGTGACGAGGCCGAGGTACACGTCAAGGTCGGTGGTGGGAGCTGGGAGAAGCTGTTCCACGGCGAGATCACCGCACTCGAGCTCGACCAACCCGAAGGCGACGCCTCGACGACCATCGTTCGCGGGTACGACCCCAGTCACCGCCTCCACGGACAGGCCAAGACGAAGGCGTTCCTGAACAAGAGCTACGACGCCATCGTCAAGGAGGTGCTCGGCGCGGTCGGCGCCAAGCCAGGCAAGATCGAGGCCCCGCCCGGTAAGGCGCCGGAGTCGGTCTCGCAGCTCGGTCAGACCGACTGGGAGTTCCTGCGTCGGATCGCTCGTCTGTCGGGCATGGTGCTGGACGTGAAGGACGGCAAGATCGACTTCACCGCCCCGCCCTCCGCGGACAAGGCCGGCTCGCCGGCGAGGAGCTACGACCAGACCGAGGCACTCGAGATCAAGCTCGGGGCGAACGTCGTGCAGCTCCGCGCGGTCGTCACGGCAGGTGGGCAGGTGAAGGAGGTCGAGGTCCGCGGTTGGGACCCCAAGGCCAAGAAGGAGCTGAAGCAGACCGCACCGGTCAAGACCGACTCGGTGAAGGTGGGCTTGAAGCCCGACGAGCTGGCGGGCAAGTTCAACGCGGCGAAGTACGTGGCGTCCGGGGACGCCTACACCAGCCAGGACGAGGTCAAGGCTGCCGCCAAAGCGCTCGCGGACCAGATCGCGTCTGCCCACGCCGAGCTCGACGGGGTGGTCGAGGGAAACCCCAAGTTCAGGGCCGGGGTCGCGGTTGCGCTCGGGAACGCCGGCAAGCCGTTCGAGGGCAAGTACACCCTGACGGCGGTCCAGCACCTCTACTCACCGTCACGCGGCTACCAGACCGCCTTCCGGGTCAGCGGCAAGCAGGACCGGTCCCTGTTCGCGCTGACGTCAGGTAGCGGCAACGGCACCCAGAACGGTGCATCGTCGACGGGCGCGGGCGTCGGCGTAACGATCGGCATCGTGACCGACATCAACGATCCCGAGAAGATCGGCCGCGTCAAGCTCAAGCTGCCGCGCTTCGACGACACCTTCGTCTCGCCGTGGGCACGCGTCGTCTACGCCAGCGGCGGCAAGGGCGAGAAGGGCGCGCGGGGCTTCTTCGCCCCGCCGAAGGTCGATGACGAGGTGCTGGTCGCGTTCGAGCACGGCGACGTGAACGCGCCGATCGTGATCGGGGGTCTCTACAACGGCAAGGACAAGGGCGTCCCGGACGGCTACATCGACAGCGGCAAGGGACGGACCAACGAGACCACGCTGACGTCGGACGTCGGTCACAAGATCCAGCTCAGTGACAAGGCCGGCGAGGAGGGGATCCTCATCGTCAGCGCCGACGACAAGATGCAGATCCACCTGTCCCAGAAGGACAAGAAGATCCTGATCAAGTGCGATCACCCGAGCGGTGTCGAGGTCATCACGACCGGCACGACCACACTCAAGGCCGACAAAGACGTCAAGATGGAGACGCAGGCCAACTTCGAGCTCAAGACGTCAGGCAACATGAAGTTCGAGGCTGCGGGGAACATCGACATCAAGGCGAGCGGCAACCTCAAGGTCGAGGCGGGAGCCAACGCGAACTACAAGTCCGGAGCCAACACCGAGATCAGCGCTGGCGCGAACCTGACTGCGAAGGCGGGTGCGCTGGGTGAGTTCAGCGCCACTGGAGCCTGCACGATCAAGGGCGCTGTGGTCAAGATCAACTGA
- a CDS encoding DUF4255 domain-containing protein: protein MIHDVDESLKALIRRDVLDGADVDLSFEAPTKEWAGKRQRPTLSVFLYDFREDLSRRFHSREEVRNEAGIVIDRPGPPRFFKMSYLVTAWTERAEDEHRVLSAVLNQFMKSDAIPADVLVGTLTEYPRHVRATIALPPPQDRSIADIWSALGGELKPSLDLVITAPFQPERHFEFGPPVTGGIRAKLLDTERRTEEISKRRGADTDGDGIPDDLSGPSEEFALEFSPEGESSRTPMGTREP, encoded by the coding sequence ATGATCCACGATGTCGACGAGTCGCTCAAGGCCCTGATCCGGCGCGATGTGCTGGACGGGGCCGACGTCGACCTGTCCTTCGAGGCGCCCACCAAGGAGTGGGCGGGAAAGCGGCAGCGCCCGACGCTGAGTGTCTTCCTGTACGACTTCCGTGAGGATCTGTCGCGGCGCTTCCACTCGCGCGAGGAAGTACGGAACGAGGCCGGGATCGTCATCGATCGTCCCGGACCGCCGCGCTTCTTCAAGATGAGCTACCTCGTCACCGCGTGGACGGAGCGAGCCGAGGACGAGCACCGCGTGCTGTCAGCCGTGCTGAACCAGTTCATGAAGTCGGACGCGATCCCGGCGGACGTCCTCGTCGGGACGCTGACCGAGTACCCGCGCCACGTCCGGGCCACGATCGCACTGCCGCCGCCACAGGATCGCTCGATCGCTGACATCTGGTCCGCACTGGGCGGCGAGCTCAAGCCGTCGCTCGACCTGGTCATCACCGCGCCCTTCCAACCCGAACGCCACTTCGAGTTCGGTCCGCCGGTCACCGGTGGCATCAGGGCCAAGCTGCTCGACACCGAGCGACGGACCGAGGAGATCAGCAAGCGGCGGGGCGCCGACACCGACGGGGACGGTATCCCCGACGACCTGTCCGGTCCGAGCGAGGAGTTCGCGCTCGAGTTCAGCCCGGAGGGAGAGTCCTCCCGCACCCCGATGGGGACACGCGAGCCGTGA
- a CDS encoding phage tail protein: MVGPTIATSHSVAQPNASTETEMDPAVTVGFAIEIDGHKLGVFTSVDGLSFEITLEPVTEGGNNAFVHQLPGRVKYQNIKLKRPLNKDSQVVVDWFQKLIREMNQGKATRSTMKITAKNTAGDDVATWNLQGVIPVKWQGPSMSVESSKVAEETLELAHHGFLES, encoded by the coding sequence ATGGTCGGACCGACGATCGCCACGAGTCATAGCGTCGCGCAGCCGAACGCGTCCACGGAGACCGAGATGGACCCCGCCGTCACGGTCGGGTTCGCGATCGAGATCGACGGCCACAAACTCGGCGTGTTCACGTCGGTCGATGGCCTGTCGTTCGAGATCACGCTCGAGCCGGTGACCGAGGGCGGCAACAACGCCTTCGTCCATCAGCTCCCCGGACGCGTCAAGTACCAGAACATCAAGCTCAAGCGCCCGCTCAACAAAGACAGCCAGGTCGTCGTCGACTGGTTCCAGAAGCTCATCCGTGAGATGAACCAGGGGAAGGCCACACGATCGACCATGAAGATCACGGCGAAGAACACCGCTGGCGATGACGTCGCGACCTGGAACCTCCAGGGAGTGATCCCGGTGAAGTGGCAGGGTCCGTCGATGAGCGTCGAGTCGAGCAAGGTCGCCGAGGAGACGCTCGAGCTTGCGCACCACGGGTTCCTAGAGAGCTGA
- a CDS encoding phage tail sheath subtilisin-like domain-containing protein → MPNYLSPGVYVEEVDGGARPIEGVGTAVAAFIGTAPKGPVNQPVLVTNWSQYTQIFGEFMEGSYLDDAVYGYFLNGGGAAYIVRVGGDGAAKKAAGALPAPKDAEKDPKVGPLEIEAVDGGADGNDITVEVADPTDKDEKGENFKLVVKVGGKVEEEYDNLNADTAVRTVNAKSKLIKLASPTGAKAIAPTKGAVKLAGGGVSEPARLAPDDYIGSSADRTGFGGLEAVDEITMLACPDLMAAYQTGLIDLEGVQAVQLAMIAHCEAMGDRLAILDPPPGLNAQQIKEWRVDKAGYDSKYAVLYWPWVKVFDPASGENIFVPPSGHMAGIWGRNDDTRGVHKAPANEVVRGAIDLELRITKTEHDLLNPEGINVIRAFPGRGIRVWGARTLSSDPAWRYVNVRRLFNYLEESILGGTQWTVFEPNDHALWAKIRRAISAFLVMEWRKGALFGLTPGEAFYVKCDGENNTAESIDAGMVICEIGVAPVKPAEFVVFKLSQFSGGASSVEE, encoded by the coding sequence ATGCCCAACTATCTCTCGCCAGGCGTGTACGTCGAGGAGGTCGACGGCGGTGCGCGTCCGATCGAAGGCGTCGGCACAGCCGTCGCTGCCTTCATCGGTACCGCTCCGAAGGGTCCGGTCAACCAGCCGGTCCTCGTCACCAACTGGAGCCAGTACACGCAGATCTTCGGGGAGTTCATGGAGGGTTCGTACCTCGATGACGCCGTTTACGGCTACTTCCTGAACGGCGGCGGCGCGGCGTACATCGTCCGCGTCGGGGGTGACGGCGCGGCCAAGAAGGCGGCCGGCGCCCTCCCCGCACCCAAGGATGCCGAGAAGGACCCCAAGGTCGGCCCCCTCGAGATCGAGGCGGTCGACGGCGGAGCCGACGGCAACGACATCACCGTTGAGGTCGCCGACCCCACCGACAAGGACGAGAAGGGCGAGAACTTCAAGCTCGTCGTCAAGGTCGGCGGCAAGGTGGAGGAGGAGTACGACAACCTCAACGCCGACACTGCAGTTCGCACCGTCAACGCGAAGTCCAAGCTGATCAAGCTGGCTTCGCCCACCGGCGCCAAGGCGATCGCCCCGACCAAGGGTGCGGTCAAGCTGGCGGGTGGCGGTGTTTCGGAGCCTGCCCGGCTCGCTCCCGACGACTACATCGGCAGCTCGGCCGACCGCACGGGTTTCGGCGGTCTCGAGGCGGTCGACGAGATCACCATGCTGGCATGCCCCGACCTGATGGCGGCGTACCAGACCGGTCTCATCGACCTCGAGGGCGTGCAGGCCGTGCAGCTCGCGATGATCGCGCACTGCGAGGCGATGGGTGACCGGCTGGCCATCCTCGACCCGCCGCCCGGTCTCAACGCGCAGCAGATCAAGGAGTGGCGCGTCGACAAGGCGGGCTACGACTCGAAGTACGCGGTGCTGTACTGGCCGTGGGTCAAGGTCTTCGACCCCGCGTCGGGCGAGAACATCTTCGTCCCGCCGAGCGGCCACATGGCCGGTATCTGGGGCCGCAACGACGACACTCGTGGGGTCCACAAGGCTCCCGCGAACGAGGTCGTCCGCGGAGCCATCGACCTCGAGCTGCGCATCACCAAGACCGAGCACGACCTGCTCAACCCCGAGGGCATCAACGTCATCCGTGCCTTCCCGGGGCGGGGCATCCGCGTGTGGGGCGCTCGCACCTTGTCGAGCGACCCGGCGTGGCGCTACGTGAACGTCCGGCGGCTCTTCAACTACCTGGAGGAGTCGATCCTGGGCGGCACGCAGTGGACCGTGTTCGAGCCCAACGACCACGCTCTGTGGGCGAAGATCCGGCGTGCCATCAGCGCCTTCCTCGTCATGGAGTGGCGCAAGGGCGCGCTGTTCGGGCTCACCCCGGGCGAGGCGTTCTACGTCAAGTGCGACGGTGAGAACAACACGGCCGAATCGATCGACGCCGGCATGGTGATCTGCGAGATCGGGGTCGCTCCGGTGAAGCCGGCTGAGTTCGTGGTGTTCAAGCTGTCGCAGTTCTCGGGTGGCGCCTCGAGCGTCGAGGAGTGA
- a CDS encoding peptidase M23 yields MASYEKAYLDICEPATTSGGGTGSNNQRRPGSSIRLLKFQFNPEKLSIKKEAEWKPASQEGAEATPFPQYKSPKPVSLSLDMLLDAAHSPSNDIVGDIDALLGCLVPTSRSRSQGTPHPPLVKFGWGTKLTLTAYVTSVSTEYQLFQPNGTPIRAKCTVALNEYPSTNQRQNPTSGGTATHTTRTLRAGDTLASVAYDEYGNASLWRGLARANDIEDPLRAPVGLSLLVPPSDEVEALS; encoded by the coding sequence ATGGCGAGCTACGAGAAGGCCTACCTCGACATCTGCGAGCCGGCGACGACGTCCGGGGGCGGGACGGGGTCGAACAACCAGCGGCGGCCTGGCAGCAGCATCCGCCTGCTCAAGTTCCAGTTCAACCCCGAGAAGCTGTCGATCAAGAAGGAGGCGGAGTGGAAGCCGGCTAGCCAGGAAGGGGCCGAGGCCACCCCGTTCCCGCAGTACAAGAGCCCCAAGCCGGTCAGCCTGAGCCTCGACATGCTCCTCGACGCCGCCCACTCGCCCAGTAACGACATCGTCGGGGACATCGACGCACTCCTGGGCTGCCTGGTGCCGACGAGCCGCTCCCGCAGCCAGGGCACGCCTCACCCGCCACTGGTGAAGTTCGGCTGGGGGACCAAGTTGACCCTGACCGCGTACGTGACATCGGTCTCTACCGAGTACCAGCTCTTCCAGCCCAACGGCACACCGATCCGTGCCAAGTGCACCGTGGCCCTGAACGAGTACCCATCGACGAACCAGCGTCAGAACCCGACCTCGGGTGGCACGGCGACGCACACGACCCGCACGCTGCGTGCGGGTGACACGCTCGCCTCCGTCGCGTACGACGAGTACGGCAACGCCTCGCTCTGGCGGGGTCTGGCCCGTGCCAACGACATCGAGGATCCCCTGCGCGCGCCGGTGGGACTGTCGCTGCTGGTCCCGCCCAGCGATGAGGTGGAAGCGCTCTCGTGA
- a CDS encoding DUF4157 domain-containing protein, which yields MRSEAAPAAVVQRVAEATGADLGGVSVQRGVEVGRSASAMSAKAYTTGGQVHLPDRHGSMSSGEGESLVAHELTHVAQQRALGGALPGEDTPLGQELELQAQHVERSVVEGKPLPLAVPSTGHTLQRSAQPSGHASAGRGASTSPPNPAAFAVANGLGTPTADGGVVFHAAMDAGVLASVTEPTDAHVQRATEDAAAATAVQRFIGKVPPPVTALSSTAASASAMAVGAASGGAAGGAEDVEKIVDRVITRLRTELSLNRERLGRSLDL from the coding sequence GTGCGCTCCGAAGCTGCGCCCGCAGCCGTGGTGCAGCGCGTCGCGGAGGCGACCGGCGCCGACCTCGGCGGGGTCAGCGTGCAGCGGGGCGTCGAGGTCGGCCGCAGTGCCAGCGCGATGTCGGCCAAGGCGTACACGACGGGTGGTCAGGTCCACCTGCCCGATCGCCACGGCTCGATGAGCTCGGGTGAGGGGGAGAGCCTGGTGGCTCACGAGCTGACCCACGTGGCGCAGCAGCGCGCGCTGGGCGGTGCGCTGCCGGGAGAGGACACCCCTCTGGGGCAGGAGCTCGAGCTGCAGGCGCAACACGTCGAACGGTCCGTCGTCGAGGGAAAGCCGTTGCCACTGGCGGTCCCGAGCACCGGCCACACGCTCCAACGTTCCGCGCAGCCCTCCGGCCACGCATCAGCAGGCCGTGGTGCCTCGACCTCGCCGCCCAACCCAGCGGCGTTCGCGGTCGCCAACGGCCTGGGGACGCCGACGGCGGACGGCGGGGTCGTCTTCCACGCCGCGATGGACGCTGGAGTCCTCGCGTCGGTCACCGAACCGACCGACGCGCACGTGCAGCGCGCCACCGAGGATGCGGCTGCTGCGACCGCCGTCCAGCGCTTCATCGGGAAGGTCCCGCCACCCGTGACGGCTCTGAGCTCGACGGCGGCGTCCGCCAGCGCGATGGCCGTAGGAGCAGCATCGGGAGGTGCCGCCGGCGGCGCGGAGGACGTCGAGAAGATCGTCGATCGCGTGATCACGCGTCTGCGTACCGAGTTGTCGCTCAACCGCGAGCGTCTCGGCCGCAGCCTGGACCTGTAG
- a CDS encoding GPW/gp25 family protein, with amino-acid sequence MGTEFIGQGWGFPVSVDDTGGIKLVSGSQEIEQAMRLILGTAYGERPMRPEFGCGIHDYVFAPADDTTAGRIAYEVRESLRRWEPRIEVKDVEVEIDPQDASILYIEIKYALRGENDPRNLVFPFYTIPYEEGEPDAAEIAEGIDSGTHQLQQGGTL; translated from the coding sequence GTGGGCACGGAGTTCATCGGCCAGGGCTGGGGCTTCCCGGTATCGGTCGACGACACCGGTGGGATCAAGCTCGTCTCTGGCTCCCAGGAGATCGAGCAGGCGATGAGGCTCATCCTGGGCACGGCGTACGGGGAGCGCCCGATGCGCCCCGAGTTCGGGTGTGGGATCCACGACTACGTTTTCGCCCCCGCCGACGACACGACCGCCGGCCGTATCGCCTACGAGGTCCGCGAGTCGCTGCGACGGTGGGAGCCCCGCATCGAGGTCAAGGACGTCGAGGTCGAGATCGACCCCCAGGATGCGTCGATCCTCTACATCGAGATCAAGTACGCGCTCCGCGGAGAGAACGACCCCCGCAACCTGGTCTTCCCCTTCTACACCATCCCGTACGAGGAAGGTGAGCCCGACGCGGCCGAGATCGCCGAGGGCATCGACAGCGGCACGCACCAACTGCAGCAAGGAGGGACGCTGTGA
- a CDS encoding phage tail protein, giving the protein MPLPDLDTSVGHSFGLEFDGVMIKQIQEVSGLKMEQDVIELKQNTFDGKYMIKKLPGRWKAGELTLTRGLTDDNSFEDWVKNAQLGKMADARKNGAVIVYDYEGTEIQRYTMTNAWAKSLEIGTLKAGDTSVLTEKLTLTFEEIAPG; this is encoded by the coding sequence ATGCCACTGCCAGATCTCGATACGAGTGTCGGCCACTCCTTCGGACTCGAGTTCGATGGCGTGATGATCAAGCAGATCCAGGAGGTCTCCGGCCTCAAGATGGAGCAGGACGTCATCGAGCTCAAGCAGAACACGTTCGATGGCAAGTACATGATCAAGAAGCTGCCGGGTCGTTGGAAGGCCGGTGAGCTCACGCTCACGCGCGGTCTGACCGACGACAACAGCTTCGAGGACTGGGTCAAGAACGCCCAGCTCGGCAAGATGGCCGACGCGCGCAAGAACGGCGCGGTGATCGTGTACGACTACGAGGGCACCGAGATCCAGCGCTACACGATGACAAACGCGTGGGCGAAGAGTCTGGAGATCGGGACTCTCAAGGCGGGCGACACGAGCGTTCTCACCGAGAAGCTCACGCTCACCTTCGAAGAGATCGCGCCCGGGTGA
- a CDS encoding ATP-binding protein — protein MDASLTYLHHRLALLEARVRAAVAQRRVDDPVPDDRFRGLYLSDAQVDAILEESGRLLRPAIPEPETSEAQERIEKEADAAESAGEVVRLRELARRFDLAELDVDILLVAIAPDLDPRFEPLYGYLHDDVTRRRASTGLALELIGRGTGAGEARGRFNADGRLVGSGLLVVEETERPFLTRSLRVPDRVTSHLLGDDTPDPAVAALMTDCTPADIGDRGMLERVLTEPRALVYLKERPGAASFSFASSALEAVGRPWIALDLHRLDPTDDPCEIAAAAAREARLIGGAVVAGPVDDIAEREGKGVRCFAELRCPTVLVGTKGWDPMWSRDVPLLLDAPRPTVEQRERIWRSALDGHLPGDEVVRATAAFHLTPEQAQRAAVAAEQYASASCRPVEVPDVQAGARAQNAAGLERLARRIRPRALWEDLILKPKVEEQLRELVARVKHRATVLETWQMGVRSTRGRGITGLFAGESGTGKTMSAEVIAGALGLDLYVIDLSTVVSKYIGETEKNLDRIFGEADRVSGVLLFDEADALFGKRSEVKDAHDRYANVETAYLLQRMEQFDGLAILTTNLRSNIDEAFTRRLDVIVDIPIPEEPDRRRLWELYVSKGIPLGDDLDLDFLAGSFEVAGGNIRNIVVTSAYLAAADSTPVTMGHLIRGTEREYRKLGRLCLEDDFGPYFHLVANATPVLPGLS, from the coding sequence ATGGACGCCTCCCTGACCTACCTCCACCACCGGCTCGCGCTCCTCGAAGCGCGCGTCCGTGCGGCGGTCGCGCAGCGGCGGGTCGACGACCCCGTCCCCGACGATCGCTTCCGGGGGTTGTACCTCTCGGACGCCCAGGTCGACGCCATCCTCGAGGAGTCGGGGCGCCTGTTGCGCCCCGCCATCCCCGAGCCCGAGACCTCCGAGGCTCAGGAGCGCATCGAGAAGGAAGCTGATGCGGCCGAGTCCGCAGGCGAGGTCGTCCGTCTCCGGGAGCTCGCGCGTCGTTTCGACCTCGCCGAGCTCGACGTCGACATCCTGCTGGTCGCGATCGCTCCCGATCTCGATCCACGGTTCGAGCCTCTCTACGGGTACCTGCACGATGACGTCACACGGCGGCGAGCCAGCACCGGGCTCGCCCTCGAACTGATCGGCCGAGGGACGGGTGCCGGCGAGGCACGCGGGCGCTTCAACGCCGACGGGCGTCTCGTGGGTAGCGGCCTGCTCGTCGTGGAGGAGACGGAGCGGCCCTTCCTCACCCGCTCATTGCGCGTGCCGGACCGGGTCACCTCTCACCTGCTCGGCGACGACACGCCCGATCCAGCGGTGGCCGCGCTCATGACCGACTGCACGCCGGCGGACATCGGTGACCGAGGCATGCTGGAACGGGTGCTGACCGAGCCTCGGGCGCTCGTGTACCTCAAGGAGCGCCCCGGGGCGGCATCGTTCTCGTTCGCGTCCTCGGCTCTGGAGGCGGTCGGACGGCCCTGGATCGCCCTCGACCTGCACCGGCTCGATCCCACCGACGATCCATGCGAGATCGCCGCCGCCGCGGCGCGGGAAGCCAGGCTCATCGGCGGGGCGGTCGTGGCCGGGCCTGTCGATGACATCGCCGAACGGGAGGGCAAAGGCGTCCGGTGCTTCGCCGAGCTGCGCTGCCCGACGGTGCTGGTCGGTACCAAGGGCTGGGACCCGATGTGGTCACGGGACGTCCCGCTGCTCCTCGACGCGCCGCGCCCGACGGTCGAGCAGCGCGAGCGCATCTGGCGGTCGGCGCTGGACGGTCACCTCCCCGGCGACGAGGTGGTCCGGGCCACCGCCGCGTTCCACCTCACCCCGGAGCAGGCCCAGCGGGCCGCGGTGGCGGCCGAGCAGTACGCATCCGCGTCCTGCCGCCCGGTGGAGGTCCCCGACGTGCAGGCCGGTGCTCGTGCCCAGAACGCCGCGGGCCTGGAGCGCCTGGCGCGTCGCATCCGGCCCCGCGCGTTGTGGGAGGACCTCATCCTCAAGCCGAAGGTGGAGGAGCAGCTGCGCGAGCTGGTCGCCCGGGTCAAGCATCGCGCGACCGTCCTCGAGACGTGGCAGATGGGGGTGCGCTCGACCCGGGGGCGCGGCATCACGGGGCTCTTCGCGGGGGAGTCGGGGACCGGCAAGACGATGTCGGCGGAGGTGATCGCGGGTGCGCTCGGCCTCGACCTGTACGTGATCGACCTGTCGACCGTGGTAAGCAAGTACATCGGCGAGACCGAGAAGAACCTCGACCGCATCTTCGGGGAGGCCGATCGGGTCAGCGGGGTCCTGCTCTTCGACGAGGCCGACGCCCTGTTCGGGAAGCGCTCGGAGGTCAAGGACGCCCACGATCGGTACGCCAACGTCGAGACCGCCTACCTGCTGCAGCGCATGGAGCAGTTCGACGGCCTGGCGATCCTGACCACGAACCTGCGGAGCAACATCGACGAGGCGTTCACGCGCCGTCTGGATGTCATCGTGGATATCCCCATCCCCGAGGAGCCGGATCGCCGGCGGCTGTGGGAGCTGTACGTCAGCAAGGGCATCCCTCTGGGTGACGACCTCGACCTCGACTTCCTCGCGGGCTCCTTCGAGGTCGCGGGAGGCAACATCCGCAACATCGTCGTCACGAGCGCCTACCTAGCCGCCGCTGACAGCACCCCCGTGACGATGGGCCACCTCATCCGTGGCACCGAGCGGGAGTACCGCAAGCTGGGGCGGCTCTGCCTCGAGGACGACTTCGGTCCCTACTTCCACCTCGTAGCGAACGCCACCCCTGTCCTGCCCGGCCTGTCCTGA